The following coding sequences lie in one Hydrogenophaga sp. PBL-H3 genomic window:
- a CDS encoding alpha/beta hydrolase — protein MSTGDATPRVFTIQGPGSWRSRALNAVLRLASGSTLDPDADFAALREHYERMDARCFPLHRSVRREAVDCDGVPAHWVSVPQSLPGRTLFYLHGGSFAFRFPHAQTAFAARLCRLLRASALVPDYRLAPEHPFPAAPDDCERAWRWARSHGCRPANTVFVGDSAGGTLSLVTLNRSLRKREPVPACAVLLSPAVDCTLASPSITANHRSDAVISLPRLIALREGYVPSPELYRHPDVSPFFADFTGFPPLFMQAGSTELLRDEALRVADKAHAAGVDVEVELWPGVPHAFQLAAFLPEAAQAMERISAFVVARTGWVP, from the coding sequence ATGAGCACCGGCGACGCCACGCCCCGGGTGTTCACCATCCAGGGGCCGGGCAGCTGGCGCAGCCGCGCCCTGAACGCGGTGCTGCGCCTGGCCTCGGGCAGCACCCTGGACCCCGACGCCGACTTCGCCGCGCTGCGCGAGCACTACGAGCGCATGGACGCGCGCTGCTTTCCGCTGCACCGATCGGTGCGGCGTGAGGCGGTGGACTGCGACGGGGTGCCCGCCCACTGGGTGAGCGTGCCGCAGAGCCTGCCCGGGCGCACGCTGTTCTACCTGCATGGCGGCTCGTTTGCCTTTCGCTTTCCCCATGCCCAGACCGCGTTTGCCGCGCGGCTGTGCCGCCTGCTGCGCGCCAGCGCCCTGGTGCCCGACTACCGGCTCGCGCCCGAGCACCCGTTTCCGGCTGCGCCCGACGACTGCGAGCGCGCCTGGCGCTGGGCGCGCTCCCACGGTTGCCGGCCCGCCAACACGGTCTTCGTGGGCGACTCGGCGGGCGGCACGCTGAGCCTGGTCACGCTCAACCGCAGCCTGCGCAAGCGCGAGCCTGTGCCGGCCTGCGCCGTGCTGCTCTCGCCGGCCGTGGACTGCACCCTGGCCAGTCCCAGCATCACGGCCAACCACCGCTCGGACGCCGTGATCAGCCTGCCCCGTCTGATTGCGCTGCGCGAGGGCTACGTGCCCAGCCCGGAGCTGTACCGCCACCCCGACGTGTCACCGTTTTTTGCCGACTTCACCGGCTTTCCGCCCCTGTTCATGCAGGCCGGCAGCACCGAGCTGCTGCGCGACGAGGCCTTGCGCGTGGCCGACAAGGCACATGCAGCGGGAGTGGATGTGGAAGTGGAGCTGTGGCCCGGCGTGCCGCACGCCTTTCAGCTCGCGGCCTTCCTGCCCGAAGCGGCTCAGGCGATGGAGCGCATCTCGGCTTTTGTGGTGGCCCGCACGGGCTGGGTGCCCTGA
- a CDS encoding polymer-forming cytoskeletal protein — protein MRSALLVLLLLWWPGAFSQPVQRNVQVLGSSVRPEAAVKGDFTAMGGRVLVDQPVAGDALLFGGTVDVRAPVGDDLRTAGGDVVVESSVGGDFMAAGGQVKLTSAAQVAGRADLAGGDVLVDGRVDGSLSVRARRLVLNGPVGGSVEAAVEQIELGPQARLGGGLRHASASFTQDPAAVVAGPVERVDRLFEHGPGRGGRHPMHDDAWPAMAGWWLLVPLSMGLLGVLALAGVVLFAFSRFAGEAAHQIETTPWQALAVGAALLLALPVLALLLLFTLLGIPLGLVVMALYPPLLLLGWLIGALCVARWLASRASAGEPGTAPVPYGWMAVAVIALLVLAAVPLLGPLLVMLTVAAGLGACVLEWRRRLASRPAGPP, from the coding sequence ATGAGATCCGCGCTGCTCGTGCTCCTGCTTCTGTGGTGGCCCGGCGCGTTCAGCCAGCCGGTGCAGCGCAACGTGCAGGTGCTCGGCTCGTCGGTGCGGCCCGAAGCGGCGGTGAAGGGCGATTTCACGGCCATGGGTGGGCGGGTGTTGGTGGACCAGCCGGTGGCCGGTGACGCCTTGCTGTTCGGCGGCACGGTCGATGTGCGAGCCCCGGTGGGCGACGACCTGCGCACCGCCGGGGGTGACGTGGTGGTCGAAAGCTCGGTGGGGGGCGACTTCATGGCCGCCGGGGGCCAGGTCAAGCTCACCAGCGCGGCCCAGGTGGCGGGTCGCGCCGACCTCGCTGGCGGTGATGTGCTGGTGGACGGCCGGGTGGACGGTTCGCTGAGCGTGCGCGCCCGCCGGCTGGTGCTCAACGGGCCGGTGGGCGGCAGCGTGGAGGCTGCCGTCGAGCAGATCGAACTCGGGCCACAGGCGCGCTTGGGCGGTGGTCTGCGCCATGCCTCGGCCAGCTTCACGCAGGACCCGGCCGCGGTGGTCGCCGGGCCGGTCGAGCGCGTTGACCGGCTGTTCGAGCACGGCCCGGGCCGGGGCGGTCGGCACCCCATGCACGATGACGCATGGCCTGCCATGGCCGGCTGGTGGCTTCTGGTGCCCCTGTCGATGGGGCTGCTCGGTGTGCTGGCCCTGGCGGGTGTGGTGCTGTTCGCTTTCTCGCGCTTTGCCGGCGAGGCCGCGCACCAGATCGAAACCACGCCGTGGCAAGCGCTGGCTGTGGGCGCCGCTCTGCTGTTGGCCCTGCCGGTGCTGGCCCTGCTGTTGCTGTTCACGCTGCTGGGCATTCCGCTGGGCCTGGTGGTGATGGCTCTGTACCCACCGTTGCTGCTGCTGGGCTGGTTGATCGGGGCGCTGTGCGTGGCGCGCTGGCTGGCGTCCCGCGCATCGGCCGGTGAGCCCGGCACCGCGCCGGTGCCGTACGGCTGGATGGCGGTGGCCGTGATCGCGCTGCTGGTGCTGGCGGCAGTGCCGTTGCTCGGACCCTTGCTGGTGATGCTCACCGTGGCTGCCGGTCTGGGCGCCTGTGTGCTGGAGTGGCGCCGCCGGCTGGCCAGCCGACCCGCCGGACCGCCATGA
- a CDS encoding PEP-CTERM sorting domain-containing protein, translated as MPSLGRRLFAFLAPVVLFLSIGHAQATVTPIVIDGKLTGATGVTVNGGLYDVRFEDGTCVALYSGCDSPEDFLFQSFDAANAAAVALLEQVFIDSAAGPFDTDPTATAGCIDTFECGFFTPYEYDAENDSLLLHMFFNRSGAFVDTLSGGSTSRTGVFSAAEGVTYVVWTPVPEPGTLALVAAAGLGVGWIRRRGRSGSQRRMAQGTQPVRATTKAEMRSIA; from the coding sequence ATGCCGTCACTTGGCCGTCGCCTGTTTGCTTTTCTGGCACCGGTGGTGCTTTTCTTGTCCATCGGTCACGCCCAGGCGACTGTCACGCCCATCGTCATCGACGGCAAATTGACCGGCGCCACAGGGGTGACTGTGAATGGCGGCCTGTATGACGTGAGGTTCGAGGACGGAACCTGCGTCGCCTTGTATTCGGGATGCGACAGTCCCGAGGACTTCCTTTTTCAAAGTTTCGATGCGGCCAATGCGGCCGCGGTGGCACTGCTTGAGCAGGTCTTCATCGACTCCGCAGCGGGGCCATTCGATACGGACCCCACGGCAACCGCCGGCTGCATTGACACCTTCGAATGCGGTTTCTTCACGCCCTACGAATACGACGCTGAAAACGACTCCCTCCTGTTGCATATGTTTTTCAACCGCTCCGGGGCATTTGTGGACACGTTGTCGGGCGGAAGCACGAGCCGCACTGGGGTTTTTTCTGCAGCCGAAGGGGTCACGTACGTGGTCTGGACTCCGGTACCCGAGCCGGGAACACTGGCCCTGGTCGCCGCCGCAGGCCTGGGCGTGGGGTGGATTCGCCGCCGGGGTCGCTCCGGGTCGCAGCGCCGGATGGCTCAGGGCACCCAGCCCGTGCGGGCCACCACAAAAGCCGAGATGCGCTCCATCGCCTGA
- a CDS encoding pyridoxamine 5'-phosphate oxidase family protein encodes MDIQIRQQILRLLDQHRIMTVATLRPDGWPQATTVGYVNIDLTLYFLCGKDSQKAKNLAQDDRLSLTIDHDTPELMAITGLSMAARARAVHDRAEAEEVLRLMPLKYPQAQSRPLPFKMPTPDDVRIFRVTPVVISVLDYTQGFGHTDLVVCPV; translated from the coding sequence ATGGACATCCAGATCCGACAACAGATCCTGCGGCTGCTGGACCAGCACCGGATCATGACGGTGGCCACGCTGCGCCCCGATGGCTGGCCCCAGGCCACGACGGTGGGCTACGTGAACATAGACCTGACGCTGTATTTCCTCTGCGGGAAGGACAGCCAGAAGGCGAAGAACCTGGCGCAGGATGATCGGCTCTCGCTCACCATCGACCATGACACGCCGGAGCTGATGGCGATCACGGGCCTGTCCATGGCCGCGCGCGCCCGGGCGGTCCATGACCGCGCGGAAGCCGAGGAAGTCCTGCGGCTGATGCCGCTGAAGTACCCGCAAGCGCAATCTCGGCCGCTGCCCTTCAAGATGCCGACGCCGGACGACGTCCGCATCTTCCGCGTGACGCCGGTGGTCATCTCGGTGCTCGACTACACCCAGGGTTTCGGGCACACGGATCTGGTGGTCTGCCCGGTGTGA
- a CDS encoding flavodoxin family protein: MKRILVVYYSRSGHTEFVARQIAARCHADLERIEDRHSRQGVLGYLRSVVEAVLGLRPPIERLRRRPADYDLVIVGTPVWCWNVASPLRTWLQRHRSALTNVAVFCTCGGSGHAKVLDDLEALCGQRALARLVMTERAVGQCQRDPALHRFMLELKRVSSVSVSLPPAQDQATA, encoded by the coding sequence GTGAAACGCATCCTCGTCGTCTATTACTCCCGCAGTGGTCACACCGAGTTCGTGGCCCGGCAGATCGCGGCGCGCTGCCACGCCGATCTCGAGCGCATCGAGGACCGCCACAGCCGCCAGGGTGTGCTGGGATACCTGCGCTCGGTGGTGGAGGCGGTCCTGGGCCTGCGCCCACCGATCGAACGCCTGCGCCGCCGCCCGGCCGACTACGACCTCGTGATCGTGGGCACGCCCGTGTGGTGCTGGAACGTGGCCAGTCCGCTGCGCACCTGGCTGCAGCGCCACCGCAGCGCGCTGACCAATGTGGCGGTGTTCTGCACCTGCGGCGGCTCCGGCCATGCCAAGGTGCTGGACGATCTGGAAGCTTTGTGTGGGCAGCGCGCGCTGGCCCGGCTGGTCATGACCGAACGGGCGGTGGGCCAATGCCAGCGCGACCCGGCGCTCCACCGGTTCATGCTTGAACTCAAGCGGGTGAGCTCGGTCTCGGTCTCGCTGCCTCCCGCGCAGGATCAGGCGACCGCCTGA
- a CDS encoding Crp/Fnr family transcriptional regulator, with the protein MNTPINTPVCATSPEISPCALVGRSTLTDLLRMLGSDALSASDVEPTASRMPVSLRRVPAGAQLVHMGAPTDALFFVCTGTFKIFRTDEDGYEQVLAFAGRREVLAFDALCMDHHPTAASALEDSTVYVIHKADLPAFSRAVPAFERELQRAGSRALTRTNELVDVMAAVAAEVRLARFLLQLSRQMAASGQSPRRFHLRMGRRDIASMLGVAHETVSRSFTALAMACLIHVSDRDVEILDMDGLRAYSRSTRRSLDDVGHPGGRRQTTQRASGCAPMGLRPLAA; encoded by the coding sequence TTGAACACACCGATCAACACCCCGGTCTGCGCCACGTCGCCCGAAATCAGCCCCTGCGCGCTGGTCGGGCGAAGCACCCTGACCGACCTGCTGCGCATGCTGGGCAGCGACGCCTTGAGCGCATCGGACGTGGAACCCACCGCCAGCCGGATGCCGGTGAGCCTGCGCCGGGTGCCGGCTGGCGCGCAGCTGGTCCACATGGGTGCGCCGACCGACGCGCTCTTCTTCGTGTGCACCGGCACCTTCAAGATTTTCCGCACCGACGAAGACGGCTACGAACAGGTGCTGGCCTTTGCCGGGCGCCGCGAGGTGCTGGCCTTTGACGCGCTGTGCATGGACCACCACCCCACCGCCGCCAGCGCGCTGGAGGACTCCACCGTCTACGTGATCCACAAGGCCGACCTGCCCGCCTTCAGCCGCGCCGTGCCGGCGTTCGAGCGCGAACTGCAACGCGCCGGCAGCCGAGCGCTCACCCGCACCAACGAGCTGGTGGATGTGATGGCGGCCGTGGCGGCCGAGGTGCGGCTGGCTCGCTTCCTGTTGCAGCTCTCGCGCCAGATGGCCGCCAGCGGCCAGTCGCCCCGGCGCTTTCACCTGCGCATGGGCCGGCGCGACATCGCCAGCATGCTGGGCGTAGCGCACGAGACCGTGAGCCGCTCCTTCACCGCACTGGCGATGGCCTGCCTCATCCATGTGAGCGACCGCGACGTGGAAATCCTCGACATGGACGGGCTGCGGGCGTACTCGCGCAGCACCCGCAGGTCGCTGGACGACGTTGGTCACCCGGGTGGGCGCCGTCAGACCACCCAGCGCGCCAGTGGCTGCGCTCCCATGGGCCTGCGCCCGCTGGCTGCCTGA
- the acsA gene encoding acetate--CoA ligase yields MSTIAETIHKPETVRPPNLEDHRLACAAFSWAQARRALDESLEGKPGFNMATLAVDRHAHSPHAAKLALRWLGKSGARRDVTYAELAHLSNRFANVLQDLQVDAGDHVFLLCGRLPELYVALLGALKRQCVVTPLFSAFGPEPIATRLTLGHGRVLVTTASLYRRKVQAMRASLPELQHVLLITDDDQPLPPDTLDLRALLDAAAVNFHPMPTDAQAPALLHFTSGTTGRPKGAVHVHEAIVAHMATARMALDLQDDDVYWCTADPGWVTGTSYGILAPLALGVTLIVDEADFDAERWYTILEQQRVSVWYTAPTAVRMMMRSGSAAPRTHHFPCLRFIASVGEPLNPQAVRWGLEAFGLPIHDNWWQTETGGIMIANYRSMDIKPGSMGKPLPGIKAAIVERLADGSLHEITQPDTEGELALLRGWPSMFRAYLGEDDRYRKCFAGDWYLTGDRARRDADGYYWFVGRNDDMIKSSGHLIGPFEVESALMEHPAVLEAGVIGKPDPLLGELVKAFVVLRPGARASEDVKRDLLGFARLSLGAAVAPKELELVDTLPKTRSGKIVRRLLRARELGLPEGDTSTLEAT; encoded by the coding sequence ATGAGCACCATCGCTGAAACCATCCACAAGCCCGAGACGGTGCGCCCGCCCAACCTGGAAGACCACCGGCTGGCGTGCGCGGCGTTCAGCTGGGCACAGGCGCGGCGCGCGCTGGACGAAAGCCTGGAGGGCAAGCCCGGCTTCAACATGGCCACTCTGGCGGTGGACCGCCACGCCCACAGCCCCCACGCGGCCAAGCTGGCCCTGCGCTGGCTGGGCAAATCGGGCGCGCGGCGCGACGTGACCTACGCCGAACTCGCACACCTGAGCAACCGTTTCGCCAACGTGCTGCAAGACCTGCAAGTGGACGCAGGCGACCATGTGTTCCTGCTGTGTGGTCGCCTGCCCGAGCTGTATGTGGCCCTGCTCGGTGCGCTCAAGCGCCAGTGCGTGGTGACACCGCTGTTCTCGGCCTTCGGGCCCGAGCCCATCGCCACCCGCCTCACGCTGGGTCACGGGCGGGTGCTGGTCACCACCGCCTCGCTCTACCGCCGCAAGGTGCAGGCCATGCGCGCGAGCCTGCCCGAGCTGCAGCACGTGCTGCTGATCACCGACGACGACCAGCCGCTGCCGCCCGACACGCTTGACCTGCGGGCCTTGCTCGATGCGGCAGCGGTGAACTTTCACCCCATGCCCACCGACGCGCAGGCCCCTGCCCTGCTGCATTTCACCAGCGGTACCACCGGACGACCCAAGGGCGCCGTGCATGTGCACGAGGCGATCGTGGCGCACATGGCCACCGCGCGCATGGCGCTGGACCTGCAGGACGACGACGTGTACTGGTGCACCGCCGACCCGGGCTGGGTCACCGGCACGAGCTACGGCATCCTGGCACCGCTGGCGCTGGGCGTGACGCTCATCGTGGACGAAGCCGACTTCGACGCCGAGCGCTGGTACACCATCCTGGAGCAGCAGCGCGTGAGCGTCTGGTACACCGCGCCCACGGCGGTGCGCATGATGATGCGCAGCGGCAGCGCCGCCCCCCGCACCCACCACTTCCCCTGCTTGCGCTTCATTGCCAGCGTGGGCGAGCCGCTCAACCCGCAGGCGGTGCGCTGGGGGCTGGAGGCCTTCGGTCTGCCCATCCACGACAACTGGTGGCAGACCGAGACCGGCGGCATCATGATCGCCAACTACCGCAGCATGGACATCAAGCCCGGCTCCATGGGCAAGCCCCTGCCGGGCATCAAGGCGGCCATCGTCGAGCGCCTCGCCGATGGCAGCCTGCACGAGATCACCCAGCCCGACACCGAGGGTGAACTGGCGCTGCTGCGCGGCTGGCCCTCGATGTTCCGGGCCTACCTGGGTGAAGACGATCGCTACCGCAAGTGTTTCGCGGGCGACTGGTACCTCACCGGTGACCGGGCCCGGCGCGACGCCGACGGCTACTACTGGTTCGTCGGGCGCAACGACGACATGATCAAGTCCTCGGGCCACCTGATCGGCCCGTTCGAGGTGGAGTCGGCGCTGATGGAACACCCCGCCGTGCTCGAAGCCGGCGTGATCGGCAAGCCCGACCCGCTGCTGGGTGAGCTCGTCAAGGCCTTCGTCGTGCTGCGCCCCGGCGCGCGGGCCAGCGAGGACGTGAAGCGCGATCTGCTGGGCTTCGCGCGCCTGAGCCTGGGCGCGGCCGTGGCGCCCAAAGAGCTGGAGCTGGTGGACACGCTGCCCAAGACGCGCAGCGGCAAGATCGTGCGCCGCCTGCTGCGCGCGCGCGAGTTGGGCCTGCCCGAAGGAGACACCTCCACGCTGGAGGCCACGTGA
- a CDS encoding universal stress protein yields MLKRAARVHPQTCVHGPQGKEKDMYKVLIAVDGSAHANHAIEAVAKLPRESDGLEVVLVNVSNPVYYGEIPASALQQVDEARRGQQERVLEDAAQLVRANGLTVGATHGTSGPVATEIVGLARETGAHLIALGTRGMGAVGSLFLGSVALGVVHQSHVPVLLVK; encoded by the coding sequence ATGCTCAAGCGCGCCGCGCGCGTGCACCCGCAGACTTGCGTGCACGGCCCGCAGGGCAAGGAGAAAGACATGTACAAGGTCCTGATCGCGGTCGATGGTTCCGCTCACGCCAATCACGCCATCGAGGCGGTGGCGAAGTTGCCGCGTGAGTCGGATGGCCTGGAGGTGGTGCTCGTGAATGTGAGCAACCCGGTGTACTACGGCGAGATTCCGGCCTCGGCGCTGCAGCAGGTGGACGAAGCCCGGCGCGGCCAGCAAGAGCGCGTGCTGGAGGACGCAGCGCAGCTGGTGCGCGCCAACGGCCTCACGGTCGGTGCCACCCATGGCACGAGCGGGCCGGTGGCCACGGAGATCGTGGGGCTGGCGCGCGAGACCGGGGCGCACCTGATCGCCCTGGGCACACGCGGCATGGGCGCCGTGGGCAGCCTGTTCCTGGGCTCGGTGGCGCTGGGCGTGGTGCACCAGTCGCATGTGCCGGTGCTGCTGGTGAAGTGA
- a CDS encoding class I SAM-dependent methyltransferase: MQLTMPSLIESRIGQLSRPLALQWPGGHAGAHDAPVRLKVNDAQQLRWLASGQIGTLADAYVRGDLEIEGDLREVMEIAAELVGDPVAQGHAGLGNQLLQHLRSRWLHRQHKDAEQVRFHYDLCDDFFALWLDPMRVYSCAYFERPDMTLAQAQEAKLELICRKLQLEPGQLFLDIGAGWGGLLLWAAEHHGVHAMGITLSHDQHAHVNRLIDEKGLRDRVTMRLLDYRDLPPTARFDRIASVGMFEHVGSAQLDGYFARLQGLLKPGGLLLNHGITAGGVDNHQLGAGMGDFIDRHIFPGGELVHVSRVARSLSTSGLELLDAENLRPHYARTLWAWSTALESQLERARELTSEATVRAYRLYLAGCAVAFERGWISLHQLLASRPTGQVSDTPLRGAQSVYPFNRRHMYAAEHA; this comes from the coding sequence ATGCAGCTCACCATGCCCTCCCTGATCGAATCGCGCATCGGGCAACTCTCGCGCCCACTCGCACTGCAGTGGCCCGGCGGCCACGCGGGCGCGCACGACGCGCCGGTGCGCCTGAAAGTCAACGATGCCCAGCAGCTCAGGTGGCTGGCCAGTGGCCAGATCGGTACCCTGGCCGACGCCTACGTGCGCGGCGACCTGGAGATCGAGGGCGACCTGCGCGAGGTGATGGAGATCGCTGCCGAACTCGTGGGCGATCCGGTGGCGCAGGGCCACGCCGGGCTGGGCAACCAGCTGCTGCAACACCTGCGATCGCGCTGGCTGCACCGCCAGCACAAGGACGCCGAGCAGGTGCGCTTCCACTACGACCTGTGCGACGACTTCTTCGCGCTGTGGCTCGATCCGATGCGGGTGTACTCGTGTGCCTACTTCGAGCGCCCCGACATGACGCTGGCCCAGGCGCAGGAAGCCAAGCTGGAGCTCATCTGCCGCAAGCTGCAGCTGGAGCCGGGTCAGCTGTTCCTCGACATCGGTGCGGGCTGGGGCGGCTTGCTGCTGTGGGCCGCCGAACACCACGGCGTGCACGCCATGGGCATCACGCTCTCGCACGACCAGCACGCGCACGTGAACCGCCTGATCGACGAGAAAGGCCTGCGCGACCGGGTGACCATGCGCCTGCTCGACTACCGCGACCTGCCACCGACCGCACGCTTCGACCGCATCGCCTCCGTTGGCATGTTCGAGCACGTCGGCAGCGCCCAGCTCGACGGCTATTTCGCGCGGTTGCAGGGCCTGCTCAAGCCCGGCGGCCTGCTGCTCAACCACGGCATCACCGCCGGCGGGGTCGACAACCACCAGCTCGGCGCCGGCATGGGCGACTTCATTGACCGGCACATCTTTCCGGGCGGCGAACTGGTGCATGTCTCGCGCGTGGCGCGCAGCCTGAGCACCAGCGGCCTGGAGCTGCTGGACGCCGAGAACCTGCGACCGCACTACGCCCGCACGCTGTGGGCCTGGTCAACCGCGCTGGAGAGCCAGCTGGAGCGCGCGCGCGAGCTCACCAGCGAGGCCACGGTGCGCGCCTACCGGCTCTACCTCGCGGGCTGCGCCGTGGCGTTCGAGCGCGGCTGGATCTCGCTGCACCAGTTGCTGGCATCCCGCCCCACCGGGCAGGTGAGCGACACGCCGCTGCGTGGCGCGCAGTCGGTGTACCCCTTCAACCGGCGTCACATGTACGCGGCGGAACACGCCTGA
- a CDS encoding host attachment protein has product MKKQWILVANGSLARFFSRTGVGDPLVPLETIDFPEGRLKGSELARDRQGHESSDNSSAAAHFEPHTSTRKKVLHQFARELAARLEEGLVDGEYDALWLTASNPFLGELKAALNQAVAARLQWSHDADFTSLDVGTIETRLRDLRMPAR; this is encoded by the coding sequence ATGAAAAAGCAGTGGATTCTGGTTGCCAACGGGTCCCTCGCCCGTTTCTTCAGCCGCACCGGCGTGGGCGACCCGCTGGTGCCGCTGGAGACCATCGATTTCCCCGAAGGCCGCCTCAAGGGCAGTGAGCTCGCACGCGACCGGCAGGGTCATGAGAGCAGCGACAACAGCAGTGCAGCGGCGCACTTCGAGCCGCACACGAGCACGCGCAAGAAGGTGCTGCACCAGTTTGCCCGTGAACTGGCCGCGCGGCTGGAGGAAGGCCTGGTCGACGGTGAGTACGACGCACTGTGGCTCACCGCTTCCAACCCCTTCCTCGGGGAACTCAAGGCCGCACTGAACCAGGCCGTGGCCGCGCGGTTGCAGTGGTCGCACGATGCCGACTTCACCAGCCTGGACGTGGGCACCATCGAGACCCGCCTGCGCGACCTGCGCATGCCGGCGCGCTGA
- a CDS encoding biotin/lipoyl-containing protein — protein sequence MHEVTLDPHLWLTLEAGDQARLERWLVSEGDVVHAGELLAQARLVHQTVDIAAPHSGVLESIQVAAGERLAHGAVLARIIPL from the coding sequence ATGCACGAGGTAACGCTGGACCCCCATCTGTGGCTGACCCTGGAGGCGGGCGATCAGGCGCGCCTGGAACGCTGGCTGGTGAGCGAGGGCGATGTGGTGCACGCGGGCGAGTTGCTGGCGCAGGCCAGGCTGGTGCACCAGACGGTGGACATCGCGGCCCCCCACAGTGGCGTGCTGGAGTCCATCCAGGTGGCCGCGGGCGAGCGCCTTGCGCACGGCGCGGTGCTGGCCCGCATCATTCCCTTGTGA
- a CDS encoding BON domain-containing protein, which produces MKTDAQLKKDVEAELEWEPAVDAAHIGVAVKDGVVTLTGHLETFAEKYVAERAVRRVAGVRAIAEEIDVKLAKGHVRSDSDIAQAIEGAFSWHTLIPSDRIQVKVEQGWVTLTGEVNWDYQRRVAEQTVRPIMGVAGITNSITLKTTSTPSNITERIEQALGRQAEREAKGIEVTITGSTATLRGQVHSWAERNAAQGAAFSAPGITTVYNELRVTG; this is translated from the coding sequence ATGAAAACCGATGCACAACTCAAGAAAGACGTCGAGGCCGAGCTGGAGTGGGAACCCGCGGTGGACGCGGCGCACATCGGGGTGGCGGTGAAGGACGGCGTGGTCACGCTCACCGGCCACCTGGAGACCTTCGCCGAGAAGTACGTGGCGGAGCGCGCCGTGCGGCGTGTGGCCGGCGTGCGGGCGATCGCCGAAGAGATCGACGTCAAGCTGGCCAAGGGCCATGTGCGCAGCGACTCCGACATCGCGCAGGCCATCGAGGGGGCGTTCTCCTGGCACACCCTGATCCCGAGCGATCGCATCCAGGTGAAGGTCGAACAGGGCTGGGTCACACTCACCGGCGAGGTCAACTGGGACTACCAGCGCCGCGTGGCCGAACAGACCGTGCGCCCCATCATGGGCGTGGCCGGCATCACCAACAGCATCACGCTCAAGACCACCTCCACACCCTCGAACATCACCGAACGCATCGAGCAGGCCCTGGGCCGCCAGGCCGAGCGCGAAGCAAAAGGCATCGAGGTGACGATCACCGGCAGCACCGCCACGCTGCGTGGCCAGGTGCATTCGTGGGCGGAGCGCAACGCGGCACAGGGCGCGGCTTTCTCGGCACCCGGCATCACCACGGTCTACAACGAGTTGCGGGTGACAGGCTGA